Proteins from a single region of Phycisphaeraceae bacterium D3-23:
- a CDS encoding LacI family DNA-binding transcriptional regulator, which yields MPKETPPSPVTPGPSPKQRSKPANGAAKRVGIREIASKAEVSAATVSMVLNNNPKITAQTRRKVNRVVKELGYRPNRIAQSLSSKYTNMLAVLMPTLRHTMADPYFGELISGICDKAARLGHKVMLEHAKPDFIREKKHLDLFDRRFIDGVLCIGFSDIHTFLSDFAEGGYRAMMVNNVATDLGLDYVVCDYDSAAQQVMTYLFQLGHRKVGMIHGAPDVYTMRQMMGVYRTRMKEHTGSAGVELMVDGRFTEEHGYAAATRLLDAHPDVTAIFAGNDKMALGALYTAPASVGSTCPRTSRSSVATTSSTPLL from the coding sequence ATGCCCAAAGAGACACCCCCCAGCCCAGTCACGCCCGGCCCGTCGCCCAAACAGCGGTCGAAACCCGCCAACGGGGCCGCCAAACGCGTCGGTATCCGTGAGATCGCCAGCAAGGCCGAGGTCTCCGCCGCGACCGTCTCGATGGTACTCAACAACAACCCCAAGATCACTGCCCAGACCCGGCGGAAGGTCAACCGCGTCGTGAAGGAACTGGGCTACCGGCCTAACCGGATCGCCCAGTCGCTATCGAGCAAGTACACCAACATGCTCGCGGTCTTGATGCCGACCCTCCGCCACACCATGGCCGACCCGTACTTTGGCGAGCTCATCTCCGGGATCTGCGACAAGGCTGCCCGGCTTGGCCACAAAGTGATGCTCGAACACGCCAAGCCCGACTTCATCCGCGAGAAAAAACACCTCGACCTGTTCGACCGCAGGTTCATCGACGGTGTCCTGTGCATCGGCTTTAGCGATATCCACACCTTCCTCAGCGACTTCGCCGAGGGCGGCTACCGCGCGATGATGGTCAACAACGTCGCCACCGACCTCGGCCTCGACTACGTCGTGTGCGACTACGACTCGGCCGCGCAGCAGGTCATGACCTATCTGTTCCAACTCGGCCACCGCAAAGTCGGCATGATCCACGGCGCGCCCGATGTCTACACCATGCGGCAGATGATGGGCGTCTACCGCACACGCATGAAGGAACACACCGGCAGTGCAGGCGTAGAGCTTATGGTCGACGGACGATTCACCGAGGAGCACGGCTACGCCGCGGCGACGCGCCTGCTCGACGCACACCCGGACGTCACCGCGATCTTTGCGGGCAACGACAAGATGGCGTTGGGCGCGCTCTACACTGCGCCAGCCAGCGTGGGCTCAACGTGCCCCAGGACCTCTCGGTCATCGGTTGCGACGACATCCAGTACGCCGCTTTTGTGA
- a CDS encoding ROK family protein: MATDTAWLGIDIGASSTKLALVDGEGAVAATAQSAAYEQPELKALTDAIRDALCRMLDHATRNAAHLAGVGLAVPGPVEAGGTTLPRCGNLPALEGTDATLWMRDVVGMDVAVRVATDQYAAAFAEFTANPLPGRTLFLALGTGVGGAVLDDGQPLIFTRGTPGHLGHIDISGGDPDAPATEAAGRGALEAYLGAPSLRSLAMPLEEPAACASHPAMPDIIDALARGLRIMFAIYRMDHIVLLGGVSPVFDVVLDRLTNHIRDGLTTVAPADWTIAVGTTGFHAGAIGAARLAADAAP; the protein is encoded by the coding sequence ATGGCGACAGACACCGCATGGCTGGGGATCGATATCGGCGCGAGTTCGACGAAGCTCGCGCTCGTCGATGGCGAAGGGGCCGTGGCCGCCACGGCGCAGTCGGCCGCATACGAGCAACCCGAGCTAAAAGCGTTGACGGATGCGATACGCGATGCGCTGTGTCGGATGCTCGATCACGCGACCCGGAACGCCGCGCACCTCGCCGGCGTCGGGCTCGCGGTGCCTGGTCCCGTCGAGGCCGGGGGCACCACCCTCCCGCGCTGCGGCAACCTGCCGGCGCTGGAAGGGACCGATGCGACCCTATGGATGCGCGACGTGGTCGGAATGGATGTAGCCGTCCGCGTGGCAACCGACCAGTACGCGGCGGCGTTCGCAGAGTTCACGGCGAACCCATTGCCCGGCCGAACGCTCTTCCTCGCGCTGGGCACCGGCGTCGGTGGGGCGGTACTCGACGACGGCCAACCCTTGATATTTACGCGCGGCACGCCCGGCCACCTGGGCCACATCGACATCTCCGGCGGCGACCCCGATGCGCCCGCCACCGAAGCCGCGGGGCGGGGCGCGCTGGAGGCCTACCTTGGCGCGCCGTCGTTGCGGTCATTGGCGATGCCCCTGGAAGAACCCGCCGCGTGTGCGAGCCACCCCGCGATGCCCGATATCATCGACGCACTCGCACGCGGGCTGCGTATTATGTTCGCGATCTACCGGATGGACCACATCGTGCTGCTGGGCGGGGTATCGCCGGTGTTTGATGTTGTGCTTGATCGGCTAACCAATCACATCCGCGATGGGCTCACAACGGTCGCGCCGGCCGATTGGACAATCGCCGTCGGTACGACCGGATTTCATGCCGGGGCGATCGGCGCGGCGCGTCTTGCGGCCGACGCTGCGCCGTAA
- a CDS encoding PEP-CTERM sorting domain-containing protein, which translates to MQKILPTLIGTAALVAAMPAAAAPVIDGSNVGDGYGSAITVQTTETQFGDNLSELNAAYGVIDSGVLYLMLTGNIENNFNKLNIFIDSAAGGQNSFISSGNDNAGNMNGMIFDSGFTADYHMILRRGNAGTDIFDVDFADLSAGTFSNYGDVFGGSQTGSGTTGTGVNANGIQVAYDDSNAAGVLGGTAAANTADALAVTTGIEIAINLSDLGWNGTDDVNVMVGVNNQDHNFWSNQFLGGLGTPGGNLGGDGAGNFTGTGDVDFSAIAGDQFFTVQVPEPGSLALLGLGGLALLRRRR; encoded by the coding sequence ATGCAGAAGATTCTCCCAACCCTGATCGGCACCGCGGCACTTGTCGCCGCGATGCCCGCCGCCGCAGCCCCAGTCATCGACGGCTCCAATGTCGGCGACGGCTACGGCTCGGCGATCACCGTCCAGACCACCGAGACCCAGTTCGGCGACAACCTGAGCGAACTCAACGCGGCCTACGGCGTCATCGACAGCGGCGTGCTGTACCTCATGCTGACCGGCAACATTGAAAACAACTTCAACAAGCTCAATATCTTCATCGACTCGGCGGCCGGTGGCCAGAACTCGTTCATCTCTTCCGGCAACGACAACGCAGGCAACATGAACGGCATGATCTTCGACAGCGGCTTCACCGCCGACTACCACATGATCCTCCGCCGCGGCAACGCGGGCACCGACATCTTCGATGTTGACTTCGCCGACCTCTCGGCCGGGACGTTCAGCAACTACGGCGACGTGTTCGGCGGCTCCCAGACCGGCTCGGGCACGACCGGCACCGGCGTCAACGCGAACGGTATTCAAGTGGCCTACGACGACAGCAACGCTGCGGGTGTCTTGGGCGGTACCGCTGCGGCCAACACGGCCGACGCACTCGCCGTCACGACCGGCATCGAAATCGCCATCAACCTGTCCGACCTGGGCTGGAACGGCACCGACGACGTCAACGTCATGGTCGGCGTCAACAACCAGGACCACAACTTCTGGTCCAACCAGTTCCTCGGCGGCCTGGGCACACCCGGCGGCAACCTCGGTGGCGACGGGGCAGGCAACTTCACCGGCACCGGCGATGTCGACTTCTCCGCCATCGCAGGCGACCAGTTCTTCACCGTCCAGGTCCCCGAGCCCGGCTCGCTCGCGCTGCTTGGTCTCGGCGGCCTCGCGCTGCTGCGTCGGCGTCGCTAA
- a CDS encoding substrate-binding domain-containing protein gives MNPTLTTINTPLYDAGAIACERLIDRIHGSKEPVGEQLATHLVLRQSTAINRQANGLG, from the coding sequence GTGAACCCGACGCTGACCACAATTAACACCCCACTCTACGATGCCGGGGCCATCGCCTGCGAGCGCCTAATCGACCGGATCCACGGCAGCAAAGAACCCGTAGGCGAACAGCTCGCGACCCACCTCGTCCTGCGCCAGTCCACCGCGATCAACCGGCAGGCCAACGGGCTTGGCTAG
- a CDS encoding PEP-CTERM sorting domain-containing protein (PEP-CTERM proteins occur, often in large numbers, in the proteomes of bacteria that also encode an exosortase, a predicted intramembrane cysteine proteinase. The presence of a PEP-CTERM domain at a protein's C-terminus predicts cleavage within the sorting domain, followed by covalent anchoring to some some component of the (usually Gram-negative) cell surface. Many PEP-CTERM proteins exhibit an unusual sequence composition that includes large numbers of potential glycosylation sites. Expression of one such protein has been shown restore the ability of a bacterium to form floc, a type of biofilm.), protein MTTFKCTTACLLASLCVAAPSLAQGIDGTLTGDESFYGSALSVQNTNTQFGNATNGDLTVSNGGSEINQVFGTISGGMLHVLITGNLENNFNKLEVFIDTGAGGVNSIVGSALPGLVDPFSAGGFAPPHGQNTDGIGALQRMDGLTFDTGFTANHYLTFANGTEDTGPGSPPTQFWALSAHYADLTNGTSGMAGALGMQLAPQGMANVLRAPGDTLTDAPNVPGTTMIGPALPGLSQAELIDRDYVFANGGATDDSGDNLIAPELEFALNVDPNETGIPGLENLSDHRAMDNFINMMMAINASNIGGVSGDAGVSGDYTDATTEDVSAAVTGIEFAIPLADLGNPTGDISIVAFINGGGHDFASNQFAGDGILQGNLGDGSGEFSGTLANLDLSMIAGNQFVTISQIGTPIDGDLNGDGFVGAADLDILLANWGDSVTIGSLADGDANSDGVVDALDLAIVQGNFGSGNLPGGVVPEPTSLVLLGLGGLALVRRRRRA, encoded by the coding sequence ATGACGACTTTCAAATGCACGACCGCCTGCCTGCTCGCCTCGCTCTGCGTTGCGGCACCGTCGCTCGCCCAGGGAATCGATGGCACACTCACCGGCGATGAGTCGTTCTATGGCAGTGCGCTCTCCGTCCAGAACACCAACACCCAGTTCGGCAACGCCACCAACGGCGACCTGACCGTCTCCAACGGCGGCTCCGAGATCAACCAGGTCTTCGGCACCATCAGCGGCGGCATGCTCCATGTCCTGATCACCGGCAACCTCGAAAACAACTTCAATAAACTCGAAGTCTTCATCGACACAGGGGCAGGCGGCGTCAACAGCATCGTCGGCAGCGCACTGCCCGGACTGGTTGACCCCTTTAGCGCCGGCGGGTTTGCACCACCTCACGGCCAGAACACCGACGGCATCGGCGCCCTACAGCGCATGGATGGTTTGACCTTCGACACCGGCTTCACCGCCAACCATTATCTCACCTTCGCCAACGGTACGGAAGACACCGGGCCCGGCAGTCCGCCGACCCAGTTCTGGGCCCTCAGCGCACACTATGCCGACCTCACAAACGGTACCAGCGGCATGGCTGGCGCACTGGGCATGCAACTCGCACCCCAGGGCATGGCCAACGTCCTTCGCGCCCCTGGCGACACACTCACCGACGCCCCCAATGTGCCCGGCACGACAATGATCGGCCCCGCGCTGCCCGGCCTATCGCAGGCCGAGCTCATCGACCGCGACTACGTCTTCGCCAACGGTGGTGCGACCGACGACAGCGGCGACAATCTCATCGCGCCTGAACTCGAGTTCGCGCTCAATGTCGATCCCAACGAGACCGGCATCCCAGGCCTCGAGAACCTCAGCGACCACCGCGCGATGGACAACTTCATCAACATGATGATGGCCATCAACGCGAGCAACATCGGTGGCGTCTCGGGTGATGCCGGCGTTAGTGGAGATTACACCGACGCCACGACTGAGGACGTCTCCGCAGCGGTCACCGGCATCGAGTTCGCCATCCCGCTCGCCGACCTGGGCAACCCGACGGGCGATATCAGCATCGTCGCCTTCATCAACGGCGGCGGGCACGACTTCGCCTCCAACCAGTTCGCCGGCGACGGCATCCTTCAGGGCAACCTCGGCGACGGATCGGGCGAGTTCTCCGGCACGCTTGCCAACCTCGACCTGTCGATGATCGCGGGCAACCAGTTCGTCACCATCAGCCAGATCGGGACGCCCATCGACGGCGACCTCAACGGCGACGGCTTCGTCGGCGCGGCCGACCTCGACATCCTGCTCGCCAACTGGGGCGACAGCGTCACTATCGGCTCGCTGGCCGACGGCGACGCGAACAGCGACGGCGTGGTCGATGCACTCGACCTCGCGATCGTTCAAGGCAACTTCGGCAGCGGCAACCTGCCCGGCGGCGTGGTGCCCGAGCCGACCTCGCTCGTACTACTTGGGCTGGGCGGGCTGGCGCTGGTCCGCCGGCGACGCCGCGCTTGA
- a CDS encoding PEP-CTERM sorting domain-containing protein, which produces MLQTAGADSATLTAYGNILERRGNINGEFGADAFDIDALYDNFGSTDWFDDLNVDGTTDQGDVDTLVRIILGSDYGDANLDGTVDEQDLNILDANWMQTTGWAGGDFTGDDEAEWLDLALIGTHWQGAGDFLDAAEQAGVVNVGDLTGDGFVGAADLDVILAHWGDAVETFNLSRGDLTGDGLVGNADLQVVLSRWGEGTPPDVNIPEPGTLSLLVLSAVCLSRRRR; this is translated from the coding sequence GTGCTGCAGACCGCCGGGGCCGACAGCGCAACACTAACCGCCTACGGCAACATCCTTGAGCGGCGCGGCAATATCAACGGCGAGTTTGGCGCCGACGCCTTCGACATCGACGCGCTCTATGACAACTTCGGCTCCACCGACTGGTTCGACGACCTCAATGTGGACGGCACAACCGATCAGGGCGACGTCGATACCCTCGTCCGCATCATCCTCGGCAGCGATTACGGCGACGCGAACCTCGACGGCACGGTCGATGAACAGGACCTCAACATCCTCGACGCGAACTGGATGCAGACCACCGGCTGGGCCGGCGGGGACTTTACGGGCGACGACGAAGCTGAATGGCTCGACCTCGCGTTGATCGGGACACACTGGCAGGGGGCGGGCGACTTCCTTGATGCGGCCGAGCAAGCGGGCGTCGTGAACGTCGGCGATCTTACGGGCGACGGCTTTGTCGGCGCGGCCGACCTCGACGTGATCCTCGCGCACTGGGGCGACGCGGTCGAGACGTTCAACCTGTCGCGCGGCGACCTCACGGGCGACGGGCTCGTGGGCAACGCCGACCTGCAGGTCGTGCTGAGCCGCTGGGGCGAGGGGACACCGCCCGACGTCAACATCCCCGAGCCGGGGACGCTGTCGCTGCTGGTTCTCTCAGCGGTTTGCCTGTCGCGGCGGCGGCGCTAA
- a CDS encoding prepilin-type N-terminal cleavage/methylation domain-containing protein, with translation MMYRRATPRPRAFTLIELLVVISIIALLIGILLPALGAARNSARNAQCLANVRSMSQSTAAFAADHGQHVQTSSSDTLWIPGSPPAWVRKFNARFNDAQGNRYKDWASAIAPYLGSSDSDTFNDADPAVSKIYTCPNDPGQSDGEAQGPGYRIYNNITDSSLNQPISYAVNADVNSIFWNGSGRWTASQPITPVGGSVAEGDLDRVEDASSVMIYAEAGTRASGGGSSLIGGSDVMFYSAPIGSGTFADIADHAILGLRVPLEKHDGGDRHGSRVNIAFLDGHASSTSDSEWEDVLVTPHGKQ, from the coding sequence ATGATGTACCGCCGAGCCACACCCCGACCCCGCGCCTTCACGCTCATCGAGTTGCTGGTCGTGATCTCCATCATCGCGCTGCTGATCGGCATCCTGCTGCCCGCGCTGGGCGCGGCACGCAACTCCGCCCGCAATGCGCAATGCTTGGCCAACGTGCGCAGTATGTCGCAGAGCACCGCTGCCTTCGCCGCCGACCACGGCCAACACGTTCAGACCTCCAGCTCGGACACGCTCTGGATCCCCGGCTCGCCGCCGGCGTGGGTCCGCAAGTTCAACGCCCGCTTCAACGACGCCCAGGGCAACCGCTACAAGGACTGGGCCAGCGCGATCGCGCCGTACCTGGGCTCGAGCGACAGCGACACGTTCAACGACGCCGACCCTGCTGTGTCGAAGATCTACACCTGCCCCAACGACCCGGGCCAGTCTGACGGCGAGGCCCAAGGCCCGGGCTACCGCATCTACAACAACATCACCGACTCGTCGCTGAACCAGCCGATCTCGTACGCGGTCAACGCGGATGTGAACTCGATCTTCTGGAACGGCTCGGGCCGGTGGACCGCCAGCCAGCCGATCACGCCGGTGGGCGGGTCTGTCGCCGAGGGCGACCTGGACCGCGTTGAAGACGCGTCGAGCGTCATGATCTACGCCGAGGCAGGGACCCGCGCGTCGGGCGGCGGGTCGTCGCTCATCGGCGGCAGCGACGTGATGTTCTACTCGGCCCCGATCGGCAGTGGCACCTTCGCCGACATCGCCGACCACGCGATCCTCGGGCTCCGCGTCCCGCTCGAAAAACACGACGGCGGCGACCGGCACGGCAGCCGTGTCAACATCGCCTTCCTCGACGGCCACGCATCAAGCACCAGCGATAGCGAATGGGAAGATGTCTTGGTCACCCCTCACGGCAAACAGTAA